The Shewanella mangrovisoli genome has a window encoding:
- a CDS encoding P-II family nitrogen regulator — protein sequence MKLVSAIIKPFKLDDVREAIAGIGIEGMTVTEVKGFGRQKGHTELYRGAEYQVDFLPKVKLEIATKAENLDMLIEAITSAAHTGKIGDGKIFVIDLEHAIRIRTGELDTEAL from the coding sequence ATGAAACTAGTCAGCGCTATCATCAAGCCATTTAAATTGGATGATGTCCGTGAAGCTATCGCCGGTATTGGTATTGAGGGGATGACGGTGACCGAGGTTAAAGGTTTTGGCCGTCAAAAGGGGCACACGGAGTTGTATCGTGGCGCCGAGTATCAGGTGGATTTTTTGCCAAAAGTAAAACTAGAAATTGCCACTAAAGCAGAAAATCTCGACATGCTGATTGAGGCGATTACCAGTGCGGCTCATACGGGAAAAATTGGTGATGGAAAGATTTTCGTTATCGACTTAGAACATGCCATCCGTATTCGTACGGGTGAACTCGACACTGAAGCGCTATAG
- a CDS encoding hydrolase — MLKPEECVLVIVDVQGKLAQIMDNSAKLHQQLSTLIQGAQLFEIPILWLEQLPAKLGSTTEELKTLLERTGSPIAKQHFSGWYCDEFANALTQTRRKQVLLAGIETHVCVYQTCRDLLDQHYSVHLVADAVSSRSVDNKQLGIQMMTAKGATLTNVESLLFELQHEAQGDRFKALIKLIK; from the coding sequence ATGTTAAAACCCGAAGAATGTGTACTCGTTATCGTCGATGTGCAGGGAAAGCTCGCTCAGATCATGGATAACTCAGCCAAGCTTCATCAGCAGTTGAGTACACTTATCCAAGGCGCACAGCTGTTTGAAATCCCCATCCTCTGGCTCGAGCAATTACCCGCCAAACTTGGCTCGACCACAGAAGAGTTAAAAACCTTGCTCGAAAGAACTGGCTCACCCATTGCCAAGCAGCACTTTAGTGGTTGGTATTGTGATGAATTTGCCAATGCATTAACCCAAACTCGGCGCAAACAGGTCTTGCTTGCGGGGATAGAAACCCATGTTTGCGTGTACCAAACCTGCCGCGATCTGCTCGACCAGCACTACTCGGTGCACCTTGTCGCCGATGCGGTGTCTTCCCGCAGCGTTGACAATAAACAGCTGGGCATCCAAATGATGACAGCCAAGGGAGCAACCCTCACCAATGTGGAGTCACTGTTATTTGAACTGCAACATGAAGCTCAGGGAGATAGATTTAAGGCGCTGATTAAATTGATTAAATAA
- a CDS encoding ammonium transporter — protein MEELTKLGVTVSELRFALDTFYFLISGALVMWMAAGFAMLEAGLVRSKNTTEILTKNVVLYAIACVMYLLIGYNIMYVDNAEGGWLPSLGTLIGSQADDANHALESDFFFQVVFVATAMSIVSGAVAERMKLWAFLFFSVVMTGIIYPVEGYWTWGKGFISSLGFVDFAGSGIVHMTGAAAAIAGVLLLGARKGKYGPNGQVNPIPGSNLPMATLGMFILWMGWFGFNGGSQLMVSDAANASSVAKVFVNTNTAAAFGAISALVVCKMIWGKADLTMILNGILAGLVAITADPLSPSLLMAGVIGVVAGGLVVFSIVGLDRIKIDDPVGAISVHGVAGFLGLMCVPLSNADATITAQLTGAAIIFAWVFSASFAVWFVLKMTMGIRVTEEEEYNGMDASDCGIDAYPEFVTVKSAG, from the coding sequence ATGGAAGAACTAACAAAATTAGGCGTGACAGTCTCTGAACTGCGCTTTGCACTCGACACCTTTTATTTTTTGATTTCAGGCGCTTTGGTTATGTGGATGGCGGCGGGTTTTGCCATGCTCGAAGCTGGCCTAGTGCGCTCTAAAAATACCACCGAAATTTTAACTAAAAACGTGGTGTTATACGCGATTGCCTGTGTGATGTACCTATTGATTGGCTACAACATTATGTACGTCGACAATGCCGAAGGTGGCTGGTTGCCTTCACTCGGTACGCTGATTGGCTCACAAGCCGACGATGCAAACCATGCTTTGGAATCTGATTTCTTCTTCCAAGTGGTGTTTGTGGCAACGGCGATGTCGATTGTCTCTGGCGCCGTAGCGGAGCGAATGAAGTTATGGGCTTTCCTGTTCTTCTCCGTGGTGATGACAGGCATTATCTACCCAGTTGAAGGCTACTGGACTTGGGGTAAAGGCTTTATCTCTAGCTTAGGCTTTGTAGACTTTGCGGGTAGCGGTATTGTGCACATGACAGGTGCTGCTGCGGCTATCGCCGGGGTGTTACTGCTCGGTGCTCGTAAGGGTAAATATGGCCCTAACGGCCAAGTCAACCCTATCCCAGGCTCTAACCTGCCAATGGCGACCTTAGGGATGTTTATCCTGTGGATGGGCTGGTTTGGTTTCAACGGTGGCTCACAATTAATGGTTTCAGATGCGGCCAACGCTAGCTCTGTCGCTAAGGTCTTCGTAAACACTAATACCGCAGCCGCTTTTGGTGCTATCTCTGCCCTAGTTGTGTGCAAAATGATTTGGGGTAAAGCGGACTTAACCATGATCTTAAACGGCATACTGGCGGGCTTAGTGGCGATTACTGCCGATCCGCTGTCGCCTTCGCTGCTGATGGCAGGGGTGATTGGTGTGGTGGCTGGTGGTTTAGTGGTGTTCTCTATCGTGGGTCTGGACAGAATCAAGATTGACGACCCTGTGGGCGCGATTTCTGTGCACGGTGTTGCGGGTTTCCTTGGTTTGATGTGTGTCCCCTTATCGAATGCCGACGCGACTATCACAGCGCAATTAACTGGCGCAGCGATTATCTTCGCATGGGTATTTAGCGCGTCGTTTGCGGTGTGGTTTGTACTCAAGATGACCATGGGCATCCGTGTTACAGAGGAAGAAGAATATAACGGTATGGATGCGTCTGACTGTGGAATCGACGCTTACCCTGAGTTTGTGACTGTCAAAAGTGCAGGCTAA
- a CDS encoding Lcl domain-containing protein: MINPTKIAIISSAIVLLFLLTECRQKEQISLCGHVEGTPIDTSFDGGLDNNDRTLASTNCLKIKALYDKSDRQTKWFSSSPSIAVMNALGYLKQDDANNSGDSYAMTFNVPEEFVFGPSRGEYALFRQDGKGVILPGTEAAKGHEAKVGVDGQFDRWCQKLASLEFAGKDNWRRPTEQELNTLYGYGESRAAYQRAQWSSTIDSWSSTVNETEFLAGIISVAPSGYSSRSYANSANYAVCVAAF; this comes from the coding sequence ATGATTAATCCCACTAAAATCGCCATTATCAGCAGTGCCATAGTGCTGTTGTTTTTACTGACAGAATGTCGCCAAAAAGAGCAAATTTCCCTGTGTGGCCACGTCGAAGGTACGCCAATCGATACTAGTTTTGATGGCGGCCTCGATAATAACGACCGTACTCTGGCATCAACCAATTGCTTAAAAATCAAAGCGCTTTACGATAAAAGTGATCGTCAGACGAAATGGTTTAGCAGTTCGCCCTCCATCGCCGTGATGAACGCCTTGGGTTATCTTAAACAAGATGATGCCAACAACAGTGGCGATAGCTATGCGATGACGTTTAACGTGCCGGAGGAGTTTGTATTTGGCCCGAGCCGAGGCGAATATGCTCTGTTCCGTCAGGATGGTAAAGGCGTCATCTTACCCGGCACCGAAGCGGCAAAGGGTCATGAGGCCAAGGTTGGCGTCGACGGTCAGTTTGACCGCTGGTGCCAAAAATTGGCTTCACTCGAGTTTGCCGGTAAAGATAATTGGCGCAGGCCAACGGAGCAGGAGTTAAATACCCTCTATGGGTACGGCGAGAGTCGCGCAGCCTATCAACGTGCGCAGTGGAGCTCGACGATTGACTCTTGGTCTAGTACTGTCAATGAGACCGAATTCTTGGCTGGCATTATCTCTGTCGCCCCCAGCGGCTATAGTTCTCGCAGCTATGCTAATAGTGCCAACTATGCCGTTTGTGTTGCCGCATTTTGA